In Bacteroidota bacterium, the DNA window AACCTTTTGAGAATCAAATTGCCCTTTGAACATAGAAACCATTTGAGCAATAGAAATAGTCAAACCTATACCAAATACAAAAGGGATATTAATAATACTGAACACCAAAGACGAAGCCGCCAACTGTTTGTAACCGACTGCCCCAACCATTGCTGCATCAATAATATGCAATGCCATCTGTACTAATTCTCCTAAGATGATGGGAATTGCAAGCAAAGTAGTACGTTTAGCTTCTTCTATCCGGCTCATTGAATAATATCTTGAAGCTTCTCTCCTATTTGCAAAAAGAAATTAATGACAAATTTTGGATTGTAAAGAATGGTAATTGTAACCCCAAAGAGCGCCCCTGAAATATGTGCATCATGTGCGATTCCGTCTTTTTTACTCTGCATTTTGGTTTCATACCAAAGATAAATAATACCAAAGATAAAAGCAGGTACGGGAATCACAAGCATTACTCCAAGCAAATTGACCGGTCGCATCAAAATATAACTAAACAATACTGCAGACACAGCTCCGGAAGCTCCCACCGCATTGTAGTATGGAGAATTGCCATATTCTTTGAGAGCAGGTAAGGCAGACACTAACAGCGCGCCTACATACATCAAAAGATAAAATGGGATTGAATAAAGTCCGAAACAATCCCTGAAAATAGATTCAACAGCCGTACCGAAAGACCATAAAACAAACATATTGATAAACAAATGTCCATAATCTGCATGGACAAAACCATGTGTAATAATTCGATAATACTCTTTGTTGTGTTTTACCCTAAAAGGATTATATGTAAGCTTGTCAAATAAATCTCTATTAGACAAGGCTAAGAGAGAAATCAAAACAGACAAGGCAATCAGTATATAGGTAATCATGACTAATTGAGAAGCTTTGATAAGTTTATAAAGGCATTTTTACAATTAGCACCTTCATAAATAATTTGATACACTGTTGTCATAATTGGCATATTGGCGTCCACCTTTTGGTTGAGGATATAAATTTGTTTAGTTGAATAATATCCCTCGGCTATCATTTTCATTTCCATTTGAGCAGAAGCTACCGAATACTCACGTCCTAACATATTGCCAAAATTCCGGTTGCGGCTCAACTGACTATAAGCTGTTACGAGCAAATCACCCAAATAAGCACTATTATTCACATTGGTAGATTCTATACCGAGTTTTTGCAGAAACAGTTCCATTTCGCGAATGGCACAAGAAATCAAAACTGCCTTGAAATTATCACCATAGCCCAATCCATTGGCGATTCCTGCTGCAATCGCATAGATATTTTTCAAAACAGCTGCATATTCTATTCCTGTAATATCATCTGAACTGATACAATTAATATAACGACAACTGAACAAGGGCACAAGTTGTTCTGCCAAATCCTTATTTTCCGAAGCGATTGTAAGGTATGAAAGCCTTTCGCGTTCAACCTCCTCTGCATGACAAGGACCGCTCACACACGCAATTTGATTTGGTGATACTTTTAACTGTGTATGAAAATAATCTGACACAATCTGATGCGTTTCCGGTATGAGCCCTTTTACTGCCGAAATAATAATCTTATGGGAAAAAATTTCCGGAGTAAGTTCACCCAAAACTTGATGTACAAATGCAGATGGGGTAGCAATAATCACAATATCAGATTGCTTGATGCTGTCTGCAAGGTTGTTATTTGCCTTGATTCTGCTCTTATCTAAGAAAACGCTGCTGAGATAATTGGGATTATGCCCGTATTTGGAAAAATGCTCAACATACTCAGGATTCCTCATCCACCAATTAATAAGGCTCACTTGAGAACTCTCACCCAAAATCTTAACAATAGCAGTAGCCCAGCTTCCTGAGCCAATGACCGCAATCTTCTTGAGCATTGACAATTATTTTAATTTTCTTTTAACTTCCTCTTCGGTAAATACCTCAATGTTGTCGCCAATTTGCAAGTCGTTAAATTTCTCGATATGCAAGCCGCACTCAAAACCTTTGGTAACTTCTTTTACATCGTCTTTGAAGCGTTTTAATGAGGCTAATCTTCCTGTATGCACCACCACACCGTCTCTGATAATGCGTATATCTGAGTTTCGGGTTATCTTGCCATCCAACACCATACATCCTGCAATGGTTCCCACCTTAGAGATATTAAACACCTCTCGAACTTCCACCTCTCCGATAATTTTTTCAACCAATTCAGGCGACAACATACCTTCCATAGCAGCTTTTATCTCTTCTATGGCTTTATAGATAACGGAATAATGTCTGATATCAATCTGCTCATTCTCTGCTAATTTTTTAGCACCTTGTGCAGGTCTAACTTGGAATCCGATAATAATTGCATCTGAAGCAGAAGCAAGCAATACGTCTGATTCTGTAATTTGACCTACCCCTTTATGGATAATATTAATCTGAATTTCATCTGTTGAAAGTTTTAATAGAGAGTCGGACAGGGCTTCCACCGAACCATCCACGTCTCCCCTTACAATTAAATTAAGTTCTTTAAAATTCCCCACAGCCAATCTTCTTCCGATTTCGTCCAATGTGATATGTTTGGTTGACCGGATACCTTGTTCTCTAAGTAGCTGAGTGCGTTTATTAGCAAGCACTTTTGCAGAGGCTTCATCCTGAAACACCTGAAATGGATCACCGGCTGTAGGTGCACCACTGAAACCCAATACACTAACAGGTGAAGAAGGTCCTGCTGATTCGATTCTTTGAAATCTTGCGTTGAAAAGTGCTTTAACTTTACCGTACCAAGCACCGGCCACCATGTGGTCTCCCACTCGCAATGTTCCACCTTGAACCAAAAGATTGGCAATGATACCACGTCCTTTGTCCATTTTAGCTTCTATCACAGTTCCATTAGCGCGTTTGTTTGGATTTGCTTTAAGGTCAAGTAATTCGGCTTCGAGCAATATTTTCTCAAGCAGTTTATCTACGTTTTTACCAAACTTGGCAGCTATCTCTTGACATTGATATTTACCGCCCCATTCTTCAACAAGAATATTCATTTGCGCAAGTTCTTCGCGTATTTTATCCGGATTAGCAGAAGGCTTATCAATTTTATTAATGGCAAAAATCATGGGCACACCTGCCGCTTGCGCATGGCTGATTGCTTCGCGTGTTTGAGGCATGATGCTATCATCAGCAGCAATTACAATGACGGCAATGTCAGTTAATTTAGCTCCTCTGGCACGCATTGCAGTGAACGCTTCGTGACCGGGAGTATCGAGGAAAGTAATTTTTTGTTTGCCTTCCAACTCAACTTCATAAGCTCCAATGTGCTGTGTAATACCACCTGCCTCTCCCGCAATTACATTGGCAGAACGAATATAATCGAGTAAAGAAGTTTTACCATGGTCAACGTGTCCCATGACTGTTACAATAGGCGCTCTGGGTAGTAAGTCTTCAGGCTTGTCTGCTTCTTCCTCTACGGTTACCTGGGCATCAGCATCGACAAAGTCAACTTCATAGCCGAACTCATCTGCCACAATTGAAATCGTTTCTGCATCCAAGCGTTGATTGATGGATACCATCAGTCCTAAACTAAAGCAGGCTGTTATAATTTCATTAACACTCACATTCATCAATGTTGCCAATTCATTTGCAGACACAAACTCAGTTACTTTCAATACTTTTTCATCGCGCTCTAATTGTTCCTGATTTCTGAGTCTTTCTTCTGCGTTTAACTCACGTCTCTGGCGTTTGTTTTTAGATTTTGCAGTTTTGCCTCGTCCAGTAGTTTCAATTCTTGAAAGGGTCGCTTTGAGTTTATCTTGTATCTCCTTTTGGCTTATTTCAGCGGGTCTGTCATTTCTTTTCTTTTTGCCAAATTGAGGTTTATCTTTAATAGCGTCTTCAATCTTTACCTTTTCTACTATTTTTCTTGCCCTCTTCTTTTTGTCAAACGGTTTGTCTCCTTCTTTGGCTTTTGGATGTGGTTTTTTAGTAATTACAGGCTCGGCTTTGAGTTCAATCTTCCCTTTCACACTCAAGCCTTTCAGCTTTTCATATTGAGTTTTGATTAACTCCACTTCTTCTTCAGGTTCTACAGGAGTAATAGCTTCCTTTTTGGTTTCTTCCTGAATAGGCTTTTCTTCCGTTTTGGGTTTTACCTCTTTCTTTTGTTCAGTGGTTTTTTTAGTAGTTTTTGAAGATGGCTTGGTTTTGTGATTAATCTCATCCAAATTGATTTTACCTAACACCTTAGTTCCTTTCAAATGAACTGTAGATTCAGGCTCCGGTTGCTCATTGTCAGCAGGAGTAATTACCTTTTCTTGAACGGTTTCTTCCTTAGTTGTGGCATCAACCTCCTGTTCATCATTCAGTAGTTTATTTTTAATTACTACTTGTTCTTCTTCTTCTTTTTCCTCTTCTTTAACAGTGGATTTAACTGCCGGTTTAATGTTTATATCAGAAACTGCCGGAGCCTTGATTTTAGCTGGCTGAATCGCCAACTTCAGTGATTTGGACTCATCCTTGGCGGCTTTGTCAGACTTAAATTCAGAACGTAGAAAATCATACATCTCTGCTGAAATTTTGGCACTGGGTTTAGCATCTACCTCAAACCCTTTGTTTACCAATTTCTCGATGAGTGTTTGAAAACTCACATTGAGCTCTGTTGCTACTTTATTTATTCTGTATGTGTTCTCTGACATTGTTTCTTAAATTTTTTACCCTCTTATTTTTTAACTTGCTTTTTCACGGGAAGAGGAGTGAACCCAATGAAAAGTCAAGGTTGTTATTGTGCTGACATCATTTGATTATTCAAATTCGGCTGCCAATATTTTCTTTACCTCAATGATGGTTTCTTCTTCGAGGTCTGTTCTCTTAATCAAGTCTTCTGTATCTGTGTCCAGAACAGCTTTGGCGCTGTCCAGACCAATTGATTTGAATTCATCAATAATCCACTCATCAATTTCATCCAGAAATTCATCCAGATCCACATCCACATCTTCGTTTGAGCCGGCTTCTCTGTATATTTCAATTTCAAATCCGGTAAGCCTGCCGGCTAATTTTATGTTGAAACCACCTTTGCCTATTGCTAAACTCACTTGGTCAGCCGGCATGGTAACAACTGCTTTGTTTCCATCTAATTTGATGTTAGAAATTTTGGCAGGGCTTAATGAGCGTTGGATGAAAAGTAAAGTATTGGTTGTAAAGTTGATTACATCAATATTTTCATTTCTTAACTCTCTTACAATACCGTGAATTCTGGCACCTTTCATTCCTACACAAGCACCCACGGGGTCAATTCTTTCATCGTAGCTTTCTACTGCAACTTTGGCTCTCTCTCCGGGCTCTCTCACTACTTTTTTGATAGTAATTAATCCGTCCAAGATTTCAGGGACTTCAAGCTCAAATAATCTTTCGAGGAAAACGGGCGAAGTGCGCGATAATATAATTTTGGGTGTTCCGTCATCAATGCGCACATCAATCACTACGGCTCTGGTTACCTCACCCTTTTTAAAGAAATCAGTGGGAATCATCTCTACGCGAGGCAAAATCAATTCATTGCCTTCATCATCCAGCAGCATCATTTCCTTTTTCCAGATTTGATATACTTCACCGGATACAATTTCACCGATTCTATTTTGGTATTTCTTGTAAATCTCGCCTTTCTCAAGCTCGAGTACACGTGTCATAAGGGTCTGACGCGCTGCCAGTATAGTTCTCCTGCCAAAATCTTCGATAGAAAGAATCTCTGTTGCTTCTTCACCCAACTCATAGTCGTCTTCGAGTTTTTTGGCTTCGGTAATGCCGATTTGCAGATTTGAATCTTCAACCTCGCAATCATCAACAATCAAGCGGTTTCGGTAAATCTCAAAATCCCCTTTTTCGGTATTAATGATGATGTCAAAGTTCTCGTCTGTGCCGTACTTTTTTCTTAATACATTGCGAAAGACATCTTCCAAAACCCTCATCAGGGTTACTCTGTCGATGTTTTTGAACTCCTTAAATTCTGAAAAGGAATCTACTAATCCTGCAATTGTTGACATAATCTGTTTTTATTATTTAAATGACAATATTATTTTACTTTCTTTGATTTGATTGAACGGTATCACTTTCTCTTCTCCTTCTTTGTCGCTGCGCCCTTTCACTTTGGATTTGATGAGTGTAACGACAGTAATGCTTTCCGTTGTAATTTCTTTAAGTTTTGCACTCAACTTGGCATCATCTTGCAATGTCAGCATGAGTTCTCTGCCGCTGTGTTTTTGATATTGTCTCGGCAACACAAGCGGAGCGTCTGCGCCCGGAGAGGTAATGCCAAAGCTAAATCTTTCGCGCTCTGCCTCTGCTTCGGGATTTTGTTCAATCAGGTTCATCAGTTTGCGACTGATTTCTCCGCATTGCGCAATATTTAACCCTGTGTCTCCATCCAACACAAATACATACAAGCCTTTGTTTTCTTGGTGTTCAGTGCCTACCACAAACAATTCGGGGTAAGTGTTGAGCACCTTCTGTAAACTCTCGTTCAAAAATGCTTTAATATCCATGTATTTATTTAGCCAAATAAAAAGGGGACAACCGTCCCCTCTTTCAAGTGCGCTGCAAATATATGCTAATTTTTATTTTGAAAAAAATGATTTTTAATTAGTATCGTATTCCTTAATATGCTTAAAGGACAAGGAAATTACCTTCAAGTTAGTTCAAAGTGCTGTTACTTAGACATTGTTCAGTCCATGAATTAATTACACAGATCTTTTCTTAGATTCTATTATTCAACCCTATGAATAAATTTAAAAAAAAGCATTGCCAAAAATTTTTTTGTGTAAATTTACCCTATTGCTTGATATATTAGGAGTGATTGCAGGCAGACAGGGAATGAGACAAAGCGTATAACACCCCTATCTCTATCAGGATGAAAAGGTAGTTATAAAGCTCTTTACAATCATACGGAAACAATGCGCATATATTCAAAACAATATCTATATCTCAAACTGAAATAGAAAAAATTAAAAAGTCGAATTAAGAAAACACAGTATCAGCCAAATAGAAAATTTATTACCCGCAATGAGAAACGGTATTTCTCAATATTATTAATTTAAAATAACAAACAAATGAAAAGGAAAAGAATGTTGATTTTATTAGTGGTTACTTTGATAATTTCAAATCAAGTAACAGCACAACTGAAAGTATTAAGTAACGGGAATGTGGGAATTAGAAACAGTAATCCCACTTTTGACATTGATGCAAATATTTCTACACTTAGACTCCAAAATTGGACTAATATTATGTTGGAATGGAATGGCTTGTGTGGCTCCCCCGTATTATACCCCACCACAGACTGGTATCTGCAATTAGGCAAGAATAAACAAAGAGTAGGCACATTCTATGCTTACACTATTCATTCTACACAAGACTGGAAGGATAGTGATGACAGTATCAAAACAAATGTAAACAGCATCTCAAATGCATTGTCAATTATACAAAATTTACAAGGTAAAGAGTATTACTTCACAGAAAGTTTTATTGAAAATATTCCATCATGTGAAATTGATATAAGAGATGAGTTTACTCGGAAACATTTTGGTTTTATGGCAAGAGAGGTCATAACTGTATTACCTGAAATTGTAAAACACGATACTGCAACAGATAGGTATTTTGTTAATTATACGGAGGTAATTCCTATATTGACAGCAGGTATAAATGAACAGCAACTTATCATTTCTAATCTAAATGGACTTGTCTTAACACAGCAGTACACAATAACCCAGTTGCAAAATCAAATAACTTACTAAACCACCCAGATTAACGAGTTGCAAACAAGTATTTCAAATATTAATGTCCAACTTAGTATCTGTTGCAGCAATGACTCGTCTTTCAAAAGTTCTATTAATAATAATGACAATAACAACTCTCTATCTTGGAAATATAAACAAGACAATACGGAGACAACCACTTCGATATTTTTACATCAAAATAATCCCAATCCTTTTGACAGTAAAACTGAAATAAGATATTACTTACCGGAAACCGTATCTACTGTTACCGTGATTATCTCAAACCTGAATGGAGAACAGATTAAAGCGTTTAAGAATCTTGAATATACGAATGGTCATCATTCCTTAATTGTAGAGGGAAGCTCCTTGAGTGCTGGTTCTTACTACTATACATTATTGGTGAATGGCAAGGAAATCAGCACAAAGAAAATGATATTGGTTAAATAATGATGTAGTTATGAAAAAATATGTTTTAATTTCTATTGTTTTTGCTTTTGGCAATAGTGCAGATTGTCAGACACATGCACACGAATTATATGAGTATAAGCCGGCATATTCTGATGATTTTAACTCTTTTAACAGCAGCTTGTGGCGCACCAACGGCTGGAATCCGGAAACCCAACAAATGGGAGAATGGTGTCAAGAAAAGACATGGTTTACGGATAGTTGTGTTACATTTGAAAACGGAAAATTAAAAATCACACCATGGATAGGGGCTTACATAAGCAATTGTGGCAATTATAAGTCCGGTTGTTTAACCTCCCAAAATGAATTTCTGTATGGCTATTATGAAGCACGTGTAAAAATGCCTACCCAACCGCTGAATGTTATCTCTTCATGGTGGAATGCAGGCGGATGTCTTTACAATGTCAGACCGGCTGCACTCTATAATGAGATTGATGTTTTTGAAACGGGAGACACAAACAAAGCGAATATAACGGTTCTCTATGGTACAGATAAAAATGGATGTGTCTCAGGGAATGATGCAGGGTGTAGTTATGGAACTAATTATACCTCTAGAGTGCGAAATCCGATAGAAGATCAGCCAGTAACGGATAACCTGACAACTGCTTTCCATACTTTTGGTTTGGAATGGACTCCCGACATAGTGAATGTTTATTTTGATGGTAACCTATTACAGAAGATAAGTATCTTGGAGAGCAATAAAGAGGATAAAGAACAAAAACCTTTCGGAGAGTATGTTTATATGAATAGGTTGACCACCCCTGCAAGTTTTATGTTTTGGGCTAAAGCAATTGATACAACTAGAGAAAACAAAGATAGGGTTAACGACCCACAACCCAATGGAACTGCTTCCTTAGAGGTTGATTATTTTCATTATTATAAGCCTAAGCCGGTACTAAAAAGAGTGCAATGCAATAACGACACATTGATATTGTCTTCCTCCACCATCGTTAGAGGTGAAAGCTATTTGTGGTCTGTGGATTCAGGAAACTTGTCTCTTGTTAGTCATGATTCGGGTACAGCGACTTTCAGGATTCCTTCAGGATATATTTCTTCCGTGGTGTCAGTAAGTGCAACGGGCGGAGTCCCAAATACAAGTGCAACATCTGTGTATTCGATTATCAAAAGCACTGACGGCAATTTTTGCACACCGGATTCTTTGGGCAATACTTCTACACTCTTTTTTGCACCCTTTATTAATGCACCTCAATCGGGTTGTTCCTCCACTGTCATTCCATCAGGAAAAGAAGTGATTTTTGTTGGAGAAAACGGGGTTGCTCTTAACCCCGGTTTTGAAGTTGAGTTGGGCGCGACATTTTCTGCATTTTAAAATCAAACTATTATGAAAAAAATAACTTTTTTATTCTTAAGCGTTTTCCTAATCCTATCGTGTAAGAAAGATAAAAATCAGGAAGAAGTCCTTACAGGAGTTGTAAGTAAAGGGATGGTGTATGTAGAAGATATTAAATTTAAACGAGATACTTTGGATTATGGAGAGTATTTTATCGATTTTAATGAGGATGGGGAAAATGATTTTATTTTTATAGATTGGCTGCCCTCACATCCTGTTAGCTTATTTAATCCGTTAAAGTTGCAGTCTAATAAAATTAGTGTTTATGTGCAAGATTTAGTTATAAGCGATGATGGTTCTTATTATTATAGAGGATTTATCAAACGATTAGGCTACAAAGAGAAAATAGGTAGTGGTAGCGGATTCTGGTCTCCTTTAGAGGGTACTTATAATAGTTTGCCTTTAAGGTTTAATTATTTTGAACTAGAGGATGCTTTTCGGGTAAACGAGGGGGGTTATATTGGAGTGCGTGTTGTGCAAGGCAAGGATACACTATACGGTTGGATAAATATAAGCGATAAGTTAAACCCAATAGAATCGGCATGTGAGCGAAAGTAAGGAGGATTTAGTTTTAATTATAGTAATATGGAAAATAGTGAATCAATATGGTTAAATTTATAAAAAGCACTGACGGTAATTTTTGCACATTGGATTCGTTGGGCAATACTCCTACACTCTTTTTTGCACCCTTTATTAATGCACCTCAATCGGGTTATTCCTCCACAGTGATTCCGTCAGGTAAAGAAGTGATATTTATTGGAGAAAACGGGGTTGCTCTTAACCCCGGTTTTGAAGTTGAGTTGGGCGCAACATTTTCGGCATTTTAAAATCAAACTATTATGAAAAAAACAACTATTCTATTCTTAAGCGTTTTCCTAATCCTATCGTGTAAGAAAGATAAAAATCAGGAGGAAGTCCTTGCAGGAGTTGTAAGTCAAGGGATGGAGTATCATGAGTTGAATCCAGCTCTCGTTACCACTCTCGCTTCTCGTTTAATTAATTTGGATTTTAATCAGGATGGTATTGTAGATATTGTGCTTGGTGTTGCGGGTAGTAGTGGAGGATATAATTCGTATATTAACCCTATGAATGTAAGCCTTAATATTTATGATTTAAATATAGAAGATTATGGCGATAGTTTTTATATAGCTAACGCAACGGCTAAAGGTTTTGAATATAAAGATATTATAAATAATGAAGCAGGTCAATGGTCTTCGCATGTTCTACAATATAAAGGGGTGGATATATCCCGTTATTATTATTGCTTATGTTGTCAATATGGAGATTATTGGTGGCGTCATGGAAAAGATAAATATATAGGAATACGTTTTACAGAAGGCAATGATATATTTTATGGATGGATCCATGTGTCTGTTAGTGGTCTAGATAAAATTACTGTTCATTCTTATGCTTATCAGAAAAAATAGAATTTTTACATTATTGTAACCTGTTTAAAATCATACTATTATGAAAAAAACAACTATTCTATTCTTAAGCGTTTTCCTAATCCTATCGTGTAAGAAAGATAAAAATCCAGAAGAAGTCCGTGCAGGGGTGGTAAGTAAAGGGATGGTGCATAAAGAATTTGAGCCGCAGATTCTTGCGTATTATACTTTAGATGATAAGTTTAGCACTTGCCAAGTAGATTGTAATATGGATGGCACAGTTGATTTATCATTTTCAATCTCAAATACAAGTTCAGGTATAAATACGATTGCAAGATTAGATAATCATCCTTCCAATAAATTTAGTATTTGTCTTACGGATACGAATTACTCTTTAAGAAATTATCCAAATATTCCTGCCTATATTTATTACACGGGACTAGTTAAACGACTTGAATATAAAGAAATTATAAATGAAAGAACAGGGGTGTGGTCTCCAATGGATTCGACTTTTAATAACGTGCGATTGCTTTTTGGACAGCTTCATATGGCAAATCTAGGGTCTGTTACAGGTGAATGGGAAAATTCTATGAATAAATATATTGGAATCCGTTTTATAGAAGATAATGATACATTATACGGATGGTTGCAAGTTTCTCTTTCTGGAGTTAATGAAAAACTGATTTTATATGATTGTGCCTTCCAAAGAAAATAAATACTCTGCTATTCAGGATGTTAATAGGGAGCAATCAAACTTGAGTTGGGCGCGACATTTTCTGCATTTTAAAATCAAACTATTATGAAAAAAACAACTATTGTATTAGTGAGCGTTTCCCTAATCCTATCGTGTAAGAAAGATAAAAATCCAGAAGAAGTCCGTGCAGGAGTGGTAAGTCCAGTTGGTTGTGCACATGAGTAACGTGTCCTTGTTACTACTCTCGCTTCTCGTTTAATTAATTTAGATTTGGGCACTCACAATGCGAAGGCACTAAGCATTGTTTTTTAAAACATGTCCTGCAGCAGCTTGTGCCTTAGGCATGATTGTAATATCAGCCAACTGTACATGCTCCGGTTGCATGATGGCAAAAAAGATTGTTTCTGCAATATCTTGTGCTGATAGCGGTGTAAAACCTGCGTAAACTTTGCCCGCTCGCTGTTCATCTCCTTTAAAACGAACTAAGGAAAATTCGGTTTCTACCATGCCGGGTGCCACATTGCTAACTTTGATTCCTAAAGGCAATAAGTCAATTCGCATCCCTTTGCTCAATGCTTCCACCGCAAATTTAGAAGCACAATAGGTTGCACCATTGGCATACACCTCCTTACCTGCCGTGGACGAGATATTTACTATATGACCGCTCCCCTGCGCAATCATCAGCGGAAGCACTGCTTTTGACACGTAAATAATACCTTTGACATTGCCGTCTATCATCTTTTCCAAATCTTCCATGTCTGCATCCTGAAAAGCTGCCAGCCCATGTGCATTTCCGGCATTGTTAATCAGAATATGAACTGCTCTGAAATCTGCGGGTAAGGAGTTTATCTGTTCAAAAACTTGTTGTTTGTTACACACATCAAAATTGAGGGTGTGTACTTTGGTAATTGCCGAAAGTTCTGCTTTGAGCGAGTCCAATCTGCTTTGCCTTCGTCCACATAGAATCAGTTTAAAATTCTGTGCTAACTTGCGAGCCGTTGCCTGCCCTATTCCTGAGGTTGCGCCTGTAATCAATACGGTTTTCATAGTCAAATATTTGGTGCCGCGAAAGTATGTGAATTACAAATATCGCAACACGGAACAGACGCAAATTAAGGCTTTTTTCTACCTTGGCATCACTTATTCTACCAACAGTTTTTCTGTCCAAATTGTGCCATCCGCCAAGGTAGCCTTCACAAAATAAAAACCGCTGTGCAATAAATTGATTGACATACTCAAGTCCGTGTCTTGGGCAAGGATAGATTGGATTACATGTCCTTGCAGATTACAAATTTCTACCTTTGTAATGGGCTGATTGGATTTTAGATGAATCATTCCTTGAGCAGGGTTTGGAAATAGCTGCACAACGGGACTGCTATGTAGTTGGTTATCAACTTCTGTCGAATTACAATCTAATTCGTTGACATATCTCCAAATATCATCGTTAAGCAAAAAGGGTACTAAGGAATTTGCCGGTTCGTCTCCCATCCTCACCCAAACCATATTCAGACTTGGAATGACATTGAGAAATTGCCCGCCCTTGCCCATTGCCGAAATCATATCAGCAGGAGCATTTGGAATTAAAGTTCTTGGAAAAACAATTTGCGATGAAGGCACCATGAAACTTGGCTTGCCGT includes these proteins:
- a CDS encoding SDR family NAD(P)-dependent oxidoreductase; protein product: MKTVLITGATSGIGQATARKLAQNFKLILCGRRQSRLDSLKAELSAITKVHTLNFDVCNKQQVFEQINSLPADFRAVHILINNAGNAHGLAAFQDADMEDLEKMIDGNVKGIIYVSKAVLPLMIAQGSGHIVNISSTAGKEVYANGATYCASKFAVEALSKGMRIDLLPLGIKVSNVAPGMVETEFSLVRFKGDEQRAGKVYAGFTPLSAQDIAETIFFAIMQPEHVQLADITIMPKAQAAAGHVLKNNA
- a CDS encoding family 16 glycosylhydrolase, with the translated sequence MKKYVLISIVFAFGNSADCQTHAHELYEYKPAYSDDFNSFNSSLWRTNGWNPETQQMGEWCQEKTWFTDSCVTFENGKLKITPWIGAYISNCGNYKSGCLTSQNEFLYGYYEARVKMPTQPLNVISSWWNAGGCLYNVRPAALYNEIDVFETGDTNKANITVLYGTDKNGCVSGNDAGCSYGTNYTSRVRNPIEDQPVTDNLTTAFHTFGLEWTPDIVNVYFDGNLLQKISILESNKEDKEQKPFGEYVYMNRLTTPASFMFWAKAIDTTRENKDRVNDPQPNGTASLEVDYFHYYKPKPVLKRVQCNNDTLILSSSTIVRGESYLWSVDSGNLSLVSHDSGTATFRIPSGYISSVVSVSATGGVPNTSATSVYSIIKSTDGNFCTPDSLGNTSTLFFAPFINAPQSGCSSTVIPSGKEVIFVGENGVALNPGFEVELGATFSAF